One Punica granatum isolate Tunisia-2019 chromosome 3, ASM765513v2, whole genome shotgun sequence genomic window carries:
- the LOC116200706 gene encoding inositol-3-phosphate synthase-like, translating to MFIESFKVESPNVKYTDGEIHSVYNYETTEVAHENKSGTYQWVVKPKTVKYEFKTDTRVPKLGVMLVGWGGNNGSTLTGGVIANREGISWATKDKVQQANYFGSLTQASSIRVGSYNGEEIHAPFKSLLPMVSPDDVVFGGWDISDMNLADAMARAKVFDIDLQKQLRPYMEHMVPLPGIYDPDFIAANQGSRANNVIKGTKKEQVQQIIKDIKEFKEANKVDKVVVLWTANTERYSNVVVGLNDTMENLLASLDKNEFEISPSTLFAIACVLENVPFINGSPQNTFVPGLIDLAIHRNSLIGGDDFKSGQTKMKSILVDFLVGAGIKPTSIVSYNHLGNNDGMNLSAPQTFRSKEISKSNVVDDMVSSNGILYEPGEHPDHVVVIKYVPYVGDSKRAMDEYSSEIFMGGKNTIVLHNTCEDSLLAAPIILDLVLLAELSTRIQLKAEGEGKFHSFHPVATILSYLTKAPLVPPGTPVVNALSKQRAMLENIMRACVGLAPENNMILEYK from the exons ATGTTCATCGAGAGCTTCAAGGTCGAGAGCCCGAACGTTAAGTACACGGATGGCGAGATCCACTCCGTGTACAATTACGAGACCACTGAGGTCGCCCACGAGAACAAGAGTGGCACCTACCAGTGGGTCGTCAAGCCCAAGACCGTCAAGTACGAGTTCAAGACCGACACCCGCGTCCCCAAGCTCGG GGTTATGCTTGTGGGATGGGGAGGCAACAATGGTTCCACCCTCACTGGTGGTGTTATTGCCAACCGAGA AGGAATCTCGTGGGCAACAAAAGACAAAGTCCAGCAAGCCAACTACTTTGGGTCACTTACCCAAGCTTCAAGCATCAGGGTTGGGTCCTACAATGGAGAGGAGATCCATGCTCCTTTCAAGAGCCTCCTCCCTATG GTGAGCCCAGATGATGTAGTATTTGGGGGATGGGACATAAGTGACATGAACTTGGCGGATGCCATGGCAAGGGCCAAGGTATTTGACATCGATCTTCAGAAGCAGCTGAGGCCCTACATGGAGCACATGGTCCCTCTCCCGGGAATCTATGACCCCGACTTCATTGCTGCCAACCAAGGGTCCCGTGCCAACAACGTCATCAAGGGCACCAAGAAGGAACAAGTCCAGCAGATCATCAAAGATATCAA GGAGTTCAAGGAGGCTAATAAGGTTGACAAGGTGGTGGTACTGTGGACAGCAAACACAGAGAGGTATAGCAATGTGGTGGTCGGCCTTAACGACACAATGGAGAACCTCTTGGCATCTCTCGACAAGAACGAGTTCGAGATCTCTCCGTCCACCTTGTTTGCCATTGCCTGTGTCCTTGAGAACGTACCCTTCATCAATGGAAGCCCTCAGAATACCTTCGTTCCCG GGCTCATTGACTTGGCTATTCATAGGAATAGCTTGATTGGAGGAGACGACTTCAAGAGTGGTCAAACCAAGATGAAGTCCATCCTTGTCGACTTTCTTGTCGGGGCTGGTATCAAA CCGACGTCGATTGTCAGTTACAACCATCTTGGAAACAATGACGGCATGAACCTTTCAGCCCCACAGACCTTCCGGTCGAAGGAGATCTCCAAGAGCAACGTGGTTGATGATATGGTCTCAAGCAATGGTATTCTGTATGAGCCTGGTGAGCATCCTGACCACGTCGTGGTCATCAAG TACGTGCCCTATGTAGGGGACAGCAAGAGGGCTATGGACGAGTACAGTTCAGAGATATTCATGGGAGGGAAGAACACAATTGTGCTTCACAACACTTGCGAGGACTCGCTTCTCGCTGCTCCAATCATCTTGGATTTGGTTCTCTTGGCCGAGCTTAGCACTAGAATTCAACTCAAAGCCGAGGGAGAG GGAAAATTCCACTCATTTCACCCGGTCGCTACAATTCTCAGTTACCTAACAAAGGCCCCTCTT GTCCCACCAGGCACACCGGTGGTGAATGCACTCTCCAAGCAGCGTGCAATGCTCGAGAACATAATGAGGGCTTGTGTCGGGCTGGCCCCAGAGAACAACATGATCCTCGAATACAAGTGA